One segment of Falco peregrinus isolate bFalPer1 chromosome 4, bFalPer1.pri, whole genome shotgun sequence DNA contains the following:
- the ZBTB21 gene encoding zinc finger and BTB domain-containing protein 21, protein MEGLLHYINPAHAISLLSTLNEERLKGQLCDVVLIVGDQKFRAHKNVLAASSEYFQTLFTNKENECQSVFQLDFCEPDAFDNVLNYIYSSSLFIEKGSLAAVQELGYSLGISFLTNIVSKSPQAPFPACPIKKIVYQDEDESSSQKRSVIVCQNRTEAQAKSINQTHDSSHTSKPSPSVAVKTSSRPQVTKPPETLHNLPLTERRWLKESPVSYTKLHETSGTVEDQTRGGLVKRNTVLPQMPLAEKEIASDEPGSSGQLLRGKAAEMSLKRLRPPVLSLHGTSESTFLLREAGKGNGQGEDRNLLYYSKLGLVIPSSGSGPENQSIDRSGPLVKSLLRRSLSMDSQVPIYSPSVDLKPSQVSSSSSPGTNDSQKTFNVVSQKSSLKESSEKLLLDEKPQVIHPHRLRSFSASQSTDREVASPFTEVQIKTEPSSPLSDPAEIIRVTVGDASASTNKDFPFKTEDNHKEPSRLPAKRFQADRRLPFKKLKADEQGSPGSEDNFEEGSSPTHLDADFPDSDVSKDEYSEMEEARPNKKFKCKHCLKIFRSTAGLHRHVNMYHNPEKPYACDICHKRFHTNFKVWTHCQTQHGIVKNPSPASSSHAVLDEKFQRKLIDIVREREIKKALIVKLRRGKQGFQGQSASQAQQVIKRNLRSRTKGAYICSYCGKAYRFLSQFKQHIKMHPGEKPIGGNKAPKQKDHIHIESPVENKEVYQCRLCNAKLSSLIEQGNHERLCRNATVCPYCSLRFSSPELKHEHESKCEYKKLTCLECMRTFKSSFSIWRHQVEVHNQNTMAPSENFSLPILDHNGEITSSSRLPPQSESNKMNNFVAAKEDGVFSDSSEQINFDSEDSSCLPEDLSVSKQFKIQIKEEPADDIEDEVTETSREPKEVVSNKDAGLWPCEKCGKIFTVRKQLERHQELLCSVKPFICHVCNKAFRTNFRLWSHFQSHMSQAAEESTNKEPEICPPANSPSPPPLPPPPPLPKIQPLEPDSPTGLSESSTTTEKLFVPQESDTLFYHAPPLSAITFKRQYMCKLCHRTFKTAFSLWSHEQTHN, encoded by the coding sequence ATGGAGGGGCTCTTGCATTACATAAATCCAGCACATGCCATTTCGCTTCTAAGCACACTGAATGAGGAGCGTCTAAAGGGACAGCTGTGTGATGTTGTTCTTATAGTAGGAGATCAGAAATTTCGAGCTCATAAAAACGTTCTGGCCGCCAGCAGTGAATACTTCCAGACTCTGTTCACGAATAAGGAGAATGAGTGTCAGTCAGTGTTTCAACTTGACTTCTGTGAGCCAGATGCTTTTGATAACGTGTTAAACTACATTTATTCTTCATCCTTGTTCATTGAGAAAGGCAGTCTTGCAGCTGTGCAAGAACTGGGCTACAGTCTTGGAATATCCTTTCTTACAAACATTGTTTCTAAGAGTCCTCaagctccttttccagcttGCCCCATTAAGAAAATAGTGTATCAAGATGAAGACGAAAGCAGTTCTCAGAAGAGAAGTGTCATTGTCTGTCAGAACAGAACTGAAGCACAAGCAAAAAGTATAAATCAAACACATGATTCAAGCCATACTTCTAAACCTTCACCCTCTGTTGCTGTCAAAACTAGCAGTAGACCACAAGTAACAAAACCACCTGAAACCCTTCACAACTTACCACTGACTGAAAGAAGATGGCTAAAAGAAAGCCCTGTGAGCTATACCAAGCTTCACGAAACTTCTGGAACTGTGGAGGATCAGACCAGAGGTGGTTTAGTGAAAAGGAACACAGTACTGCCTCAGATGCCTTtagcagagaaagaaattgcGAGCGATGAACCAGGAAGCAGTGGTCAGCTTTTAAGAGGAAAGGCTGCAGAGATGTCATTAAAAAGACTGCGTCCACCAGTCTTGTCTCTGCATGGCACATCAGAATCGACGTTTTTGTTGCGagaggcaggaaaaggaaatggtCAAGGTGAAGACAGGAATTTGCTATACTACTCAAAGTTAGGGCTAGTAATCCCATCCAGTGGATCTGGTCCAGAAAACCAAAGTATTGACAGAAGCGGGCCACTTGTAAAAAGTCTCCTTCGAAGGTCACTGTCCATGGACAGCCAAGTTCCTATTTACTCACCTTCTGTTGACCTAAAACCTTCACAGGTATCATCATCCTCCTCACCGGGAACTAACGATTCCCAGAAGACATTTAATGTTGTATCTCAAAAGTCATCCTTGAAAGAGTCATCAGAGAAGTTGCTCTTGGATGAAAAACCACAGGTAATACACCCACATCGCCTTAGGTCTTTCAGTGCCTCTCAGTCAACTGATAGGGAGGTTGCTTCCCCTTTCACAGAGGTACAAATAAAAACTGAACCTAGCAGTCCACTTTCAGATCCTGCCGAAATAATAAGAGTTACAGTGGGTGATGCTTCAGCATCAACAAATAAAgactttccttttaaaactgagGATAATCATAAGGAACCAAGTAGACTTCCAGCAAAAAGATTTCAAGCTGATAGAAGACTACCATTTAAGAAACTGAAGGCAGATGAGCAGGGTTCTCCTGGGTCAGAAGATAACTTTGAGGAAGGCTCAAGCCCTACGCACCTTGATGCTGATTTTCCTGATTCTGATGTCAGTAAAGATGAATACAGTGAGATGGAAGAAGCAAGaccaaataaaaaattcaaatgcaaGCACTGCCTTAAAATTTTCAGATCAACAGCAGGTCTTCATCGTCATGTTAATATGTATCATAATCCAGAGAAGCCCTATGCTTGTGACATATGCCACAAGAGATTTCACACAAATTTCAAAGTGTGGACGCACTGTCAGACACAACATGGAATTGTGAAGAATCCCTCACCAGCTTCCAGTTCCCATGCTGTTTTGGATGAAAAATTCCAAAGAAAACTGATCGATATagtaagagagagagaaatcaaGAAAGCTCTGATTGTTAAACTAAGACGTGGCAAACAAGGTTTTCAGGGACAGTCTGCTTCACAAGCACAACAAGTCATCAAAAGGAATTTAAGATCGAGAACCAAAGGAGCCTATATTTGTAGCTACTGTGGGAAAGCTTATCGTTTCCTTTCGCAATTTAAACAGCACATAAAAATGCACCCAGGGGAGAAACCAATTGGAGGAAATAAGGCTCCTAAGCAGAAAGATCATATTCATATTGAAAGTCCAGTAGAAAACAAAGAGGTTTATCAGTGCCGTCTCTGCAATGCTAAGCTCTCTTCACTTATTGAACAGGGAAATCATGAACGACTCTGTAGAAATGCTACTGTCTGTCCTTACTGCAGCCTTAGATTTTCTTCTCCAGAGCTGAAGCATGAGCATGAAAGCAAGTGTGAATACAAGAAGCTTACCTGTCTTGAGTGCATGCGTACCTTTAAATCATCCTTTAGCATTTGGCGTCATCAAGTTGAAGTTCACAATCAAAACACAATGGCTCCATCAGAGAACTTTTCTTTACCTATCCTGGATCACAATGGAGAAATAACGAGTTCATCAAGATTGCCTCCTCAATCAGAATCcaataaaatgaacaattttGTTGCTGCAAAGGAAGATGGTGTATTCAGCGATTCGTCAGAACAAATAAATTTTGATTCTGAAGATTCCTCATGCCTACCTGAAGACTTAAGTGTTTCCAAGCagtttaaaattcaaatcaAAGAAGAACCAGCAGATGATATAGAGGATGAGGTCACTGAGACAAGCAGAGAACCTAAGGAAGTAGTCTCCAACAAAGATGCTGGTTTGTGGCCCTGTGAAAAGTGTGGGAAGATTTTCACTGTACGCAAACAGCTGGAGCGTCACCAAGAGCTCTTATGCTCTGTGAAGCCATTTATTTGTCATGTGTGTAACAAGGCCTTCCGGACCAATTTCCGGCTGTGGAGTCACTTCCAGTCTCATATgtcacaggctgcagaggagtCCACGAATAAGGAGCCTGAGATATGTCCACCAGCGAATTCCCCGTCACCACCACCCTtacctccacccccacccctccccaaaaTCCAGCCTTTGGAGCCTGATAGTCCAACAGGCTTGTCTGAAAGCTCCACTactactgaaaaattatttgtaccGCAGGAGTCAGATACACTCTTCTATCATGCTCCACCACTCTCAGCAATCACATTCAAAAGACAATACATGTGTAAACTCTGTCATAGAACTTTCAAGACAGCTTTTAGTCTTTGGAGCCATGAACAAACACACAATTAG